One part of the Pirellulales bacterium genome encodes these proteins:
- a CDS encoding fatty acid desaturase has protein sequence MISDLFEPRVAIYWTDFLLSMAVGVGGLAALRRLPLTWAGWIAIYTVAVLAFYRAAMFSHEVVHLRGDKFKAFRAAWNLLCGIPFLIPSFLYQTHTLHHVRKHYGTAADGEYLPLATGPVRNIFLFLCEPLVMPAIAVVRFLVLAPLTWISPRSRNWVYSHASAMVIDPSFVRPLPARGELRLWRLQEAACFAVAAGTAVAVLSGLRPWQMVRDMYLIAAGVLMLNAIRTLGAHRYLHRGEEVSFVEQLLDSLNYPFHPISGELWAPVGLRFHALHHLFPSLPYHALPTAHKRLMEGLPDNSPYRRTISKSLPSALLALWRRARRAS, from the coding sequence TTGATCAGCGATCTATTCGAGCCGCGCGTGGCGATCTATTGGACCGATTTCCTGCTGTCGATGGCGGTCGGCGTCGGCGGCCTGGCTGCCCTGCGACGCTTGCCGCTCACTTGGGCCGGCTGGATCGCGATCTACACCGTGGCCGTATTGGCGTTCTATCGCGCCGCGATGTTCAGCCACGAAGTCGTCCACTTGCGCGGCGATAAGTTCAAAGCCTTTCGCGCGGCATGGAATCTTCTCTGCGGCATCCCTTTTCTGATTCCATCGTTCTTGTACCAGACACATACGCTGCACCACGTGCGCAAGCACTATGGAACGGCGGCCGACGGTGAGTACCTGCCGCTGGCCACCGGGCCGGTGCGGAATATCTTCCTGTTTCTCTGCGAGCCGCTGGTAATGCCGGCGATCGCCGTCGTGCGTTTCTTGGTTCTGGCGCCTTTGACCTGGATCAGCCCCCGCTCGCGGAATTGGGTCTACTCGCACGCCTCGGCCATGGTCATTGATCCCAGCTTCGTCCGTCCGCTGCCCGCACGTGGCGAGTTGCGACTGTGGCGTTTGCAGGAAGCGGCCTGCTTTGCCGTGGCCGCGGGCACGGCGGTGGCCGTGCTTTCAGGGCTGCGACCGTGGCAGATGGTGCGGGACATGTATCTGATCGCGGCCGGTGTGCTAATGCTCAATGCGATTCGCACCCTGGGCGCTCACCGCTACCTGCATCGCGGCGAAGAAGTCAGCTTCGTCGAGCAATTGCTCGATTCGCTGAACTATCCGTTCCATCCGATCTCGGGCGAATTGTGGGCGCCGGTGGGCCTGCGCTTTCACGCGCTGCACCACCTGTTTCCGTCGCTCCCCTATCATGCCTTGCCCACGGCACACAAGCGGCTGATGGAAGGATTGCCGGATAACTCGCCGTATCGACGCACGATCAGCAAGAGCTTGCCATCGGCGTTACTGGCCCTGTGGCGGCGTGCGCGGCGCGCCTCCTAG
- a CDS encoding GNAT family N-acetyltransferase: MAAVVVRPVTSWGDRRRFLNLPEQLYRNDPFWIPRLRIIEKELVGYKHHPFHETAEVQTFLATRGNEACGRVAAIINREHNREHKEERGFFGFFETVDDPAVAHALLDAVREWLAARGITKMRGPANPSMNYDCGLLVEGFDSSPTFLMTYNPPFYAQLIEGYGFQKSQDLLAYIGYKEQLPAFEENMGWLVDQAQERCQATVRPMTVANKDVELFLELYNRSFEAMWGFVPLTKHEMTEFVRTLSYLVSPELALIAEVDGRGVGAVLGLPDYNPHIKRIRGRLLPFGFLQLLRGKKDVRRIRILSINVVPEYQRWGLGLVLLRSLVPKALSMGVEEAEFSWIAETNVMPRMGLEKMDAKLIKTYRMYDLDR; this comes from the coding sequence ATGGCCGCAGTCGTCGTCAGGCCGGTAACTTCGTGGGGTGACCGCCGGCGGTTTCTCAATCTACCGGAGCAACTTTACCGCAACGATCCGTTCTGGATACCCCGTCTGCGCATCATTGAAAAAGAGCTCGTCGGCTACAAGCACCATCCGTTTCATGAAACGGCCGAGGTGCAGACCTTTCTGGCCACGCGCGGTAACGAAGCGTGCGGACGCGTCGCGGCCATCATCAACCGCGAGCACAATCGCGAGCACAAGGAAGAACGCGGCTTCTTCGGATTTTTCGAAACGGTCGATGACCCGGCCGTCGCCCACGCCCTGCTGGACGCCGTGCGCGAGTGGCTCGCGGCGCGGGGAATCACGAAAATGCGCGGGCCGGCGAACCCCTCGATGAACTACGATTGCGGCTTGCTGGTCGAGGGATTTGATTCGTCGCCGACCTTCTTGATGACCTATAACCCTCCCTTCTATGCGCAGCTCATCGAAGGGTACGGCTTTCAGAAGTCGCAAGACCTGCTGGCCTACATCGGCTACAAGGAGCAGTTGCCGGCCTTCGAAGAGAACATGGGCTGGCTGGTCGACCAGGCGCAGGAGCGGTGTCAGGCCACGGTTCGTCCGATGACCGTGGCAAATAAAGACGTCGAGCTATTTCTCGAACTCTACAACCGTTCGTTCGAGGCGATGTGGGGGTTCGTGCCGCTAACGAAACACGAAATGACGGAATTCGTCCGCACGCTCAGCTACCTGGTCAGCCCGGAGTTGGCCCTGATTGCCGAAGTCGATGGCCGTGGCGTGGGGGCCGTGCTGGGCTTGCCGGACTACAATCCGCATATCAAGCGGATTCGTGGCCGGCTGCTGCCGTTCGGCTTCTTGCAGTTGTTGCGCGGCAAGAAAGATGTGCGCCGCATCCGCATCCTCAGCATCAACGTCGTGCCCGAGTATCAGCGGTGGGGATTAGGGCTGGTGCTGTTGCGGTCGCTCGTGCCCAAGGCCCTGTCGATGGGGGTGGAAGAGGCGGAATTTTCCTGGATCGCGGAAACCAACGTGATGCCGCGGATGGGCCTCGAGAAAATGGACGCCAAGCTGATCAAGACCTACCGGATGTACGACCTCGACCGGTAG
- a CDS encoding SDR family NAD(P)-dependent oxidoreductase: MKALITGASGFIGTHLATALSNQGHQVRCLVRRSSRTDQLSAVGAELVYGDVTDPASVTAAVRGVDAVFHLAGLVKALTYEELLRVNEDGTRHVAHACAEQGQPPVMVLVSSLAAAGPSAIDRPRLESDPVEPVSNYGRSKRAGELAALAFADRMPLTIVRPPVVFGEGDLSMLSMFRPIKLLRLHLVPGFTERRASMIHAADLVAGLIKAAERGERIEPGQAANSAHGYYFLAAERNPTFAEWGQLIARSLGCRRLRVVRAPEVLGWGLAGLNEAWARVRRRPHIFNIDKLREATAGSWVCGADRAREQLGFSVAANLEQRFAQTTRWYRNHGLI, from the coding sequence GTGAAGGCATTAATCACAGGCGCCAGCGGATTTATCGGCACGCATCTGGCCACGGCCTTGAGCAACCAAGGGCATCAGGTGCGCTGCCTGGTGCGGCGCAGCTCGCGGACCGATCAACTGTCGGCCGTCGGGGCCGAGCTTGTCTACGGCGACGTGACGGATCCAGCCAGTGTTACGGCGGCCGTCCGTGGCGTCGACGCCGTGTTCCACCTGGCTGGACTCGTCAAAGCACTCACGTACGAAGAGCTGCTGCGCGTCAACGAAGACGGAACACGGCACGTGGCGCATGCCTGCGCCGAGCAAGGGCAGCCGCCGGTCATGGTCCTGGTTTCCTCGCTGGCCGCTGCTGGGCCGTCCGCGATCGATCGCCCGCGGCTCGAGTCCGATCCGGTCGAGCCCGTGTCGAATTACGGCCGCAGCAAGCGTGCCGGAGAACTGGCTGCCCTGGCCTTTGCCGATCGGATGCCACTGACCATCGTGCGGCCGCCGGTGGTCTTCGGCGAGGGCGATCTGTCGATGTTGTCGATGTTTCGCCCCATCAAGTTGTTACGTCTGCACCTGGTTCCCGGCTTCACCGAGCGGCGCGCGTCGATGATTCACGCCGCGGATCTGGTCGCCGGACTCATCAAGGCCGCCGAGCGAGGCGAACGCATCGAGCCAGGCCAGGCAGCGAATTCCGCGCACGGATATTACTTCCTGGCCGCCGAGCGCAACCCTACGTTCGCCGAATGGGGGCAATTGATCGCCCGCTCCTTGGGCTGTCGCCGCTTGCGCGTGGTTCGCGCTCCCGAGGTCTTGGGTTGGGGACTGGCCGGACTGAACGAAGCCTGGGCCCGCGTCCGCCGACGGCCCCACATCTTCAATATCGACAAGCTCCGCGAGGCCACGGCAGGCTCGTGGGTCTGCGGCGCCGATCGCGCCCGGGAACAGCTCGGCTTTTCGGTCGCGGCCAACCTGGAACAGCGCTTCGCGCAGACCACGCGCTGGTATCGCAACCACGGGTTGATCTAA
- a CDS encoding DUF1598 domain-containing protein: MSLRITRACVVIVAACALFALVIRSSATTTPTPTPSSGTIPPPLAPAGVIVNADGVLRTQVYDDQTGALRRRRVEEAQARLNDKVAARSNLRKVSLTRLEKAIRARREAGQEPTDEMLCLAGLLRLRYVFLYPDSGDIVIAGPAEGWFHDLSGRVVSLTSGRPVLELQDLVVALRAYPPGQDQGPLIGCSIDPTPEGLARMQNFLRSMGGSATPEDTEFIVDGLRTALGLQKVAIRGISPNTHFAQVMVEADYRMKLIGIGLERPPVALRSYVDRANPATVGKNALQRWYFVPEYKCVRVTEDHESMELVGDGVKLVGADEVVGAGGQRTKSKTTNGASVSFVTGFTKKYPDLAAKSPVFAQLRNLIDMSVAAAFIQQNHYYEKAGWNMETFGNEEAFPVETYNAPVEVESAVNSVWKGNQLMTPIGGGVSVRAHEALATDNLLSDDGKKVEKAHENTTVQGLAEGQWWWD; this comes from the coding sequence ATGTCGTTACGCATTACGCGGGCTTGCGTCGTCATCGTTGCGGCGTGTGCGTTGTTTGCACTGGTGATTCGAAGTTCGGCAACAACCACGCCCACCCCTACCCCAAGCTCCGGCACGATCCCTCCTCCTCTTGCGCCGGCCGGTGTCATCGTGAACGCCGACGGCGTGTTACGTACTCAAGTGTACGACGACCAGACCGGCGCGCTACGCCGTCGACGCGTCGAAGAGGCGCAAGCCAGGCTCAACGACAAAGTGGCCGCGCGCAGCAATCTGCGCAAGGTCTCGCTGACGCGGTTGGAAAAGGCGATCCGCGCGCGACGCGAAGCGGGTCAGGAGCCAACTGACGAGATGCTCTGCCTGGCCGGCCTGCTCCGGCTGCGCTACGTGTTCCTTTATCCCGATTCGGGCGACATCGTGATCGCCGGCCCGGCCGAGGGCTGGTTTCATGATCTATCGGGACGCGTCGTCAGCCTGACGTCAGGCCGCCCGGTGCTGGAACTGCAGGACCTGGTCGTGGCGCTGCGAGCCTATCCGCCCGGCCAGGACCAGGGCCCGCTGATCGGCTGCTCGATCGATCCCACGCCCGAGGGCCTGGCGCGCATGCAGAATTTTCTGCGCAGCATGGGCGGATCGGCCACGCCGGAAGACACCGAGTTCATCGTCGATGGCCTGCGCACGGCGCTGGGATTGCAAAAGGTCGCCATTCGCGGCATCTCGCCCAACACGCATTTCGCGCAAGTCATGGTCGAGGCCGACTATCGCATGAAGCTGATCGGCATCGGGCTCGAACGCCCGCCGGTGGCCTTGCGCAGCTACGTCGACCGGGCGAATCCGGCCACGGTCGGCAAGAACGCCCTGCAGCGCTGGTATTTCGTGCCGGAATACAAATGTGTTCGCGTCACGGAAGACCACGAATCGATGGAATTAGTCGGAGATGGCGTGAAGCTGGTCGGCGCCGACGAAGTGGTGGGCGCCGGCGGCCAACGCACTAAGTCCAAGACCACCAACGGCGCCAGCGTGTCGTTCGTGACGGGCTTTACGAAGAAATACCCCGATCTAGCCGCCAAGTCGCCGGTATTCGCGCAGCTGCGCAACCTGATCGATATGTCGGTGGCTGCCGCCTTCATCCAGCAGAATCACTACTACGAAAAAGCCGGCTGGAACATGGAAACCTTCGGCAACGAAGAGGCCTTTCCCGTCGAGACGTATAACGCGCCGGTGGAAGTCGAATCGGCCGTCAACAGCGTGTGGAAGGGGAACCAGTTGATGACGCCCATTGGCGGCGGCGTTTCGGTCCGCGCCCATGAGGCTTTGGCCACCGATAACCTGCTATCAGACGATGGCAAGAAGGTCGAGAAGGCCCATGAGAACACCACCGTGCAGGGATTGGCCGAGGGGCAATGGTGGTGGGACTGA
- a CDS encoding phosphotransferase yields the protein MSAALDYQAVLSVYPDDCQPSAVEFLDAAGGLSGARLWRLTTPRGPLLLRRWPQEHPTRERLEFIQAVLWHVQQEGFARVSLPLETREHRGYVERADYLWELAPWLPGVSDYRQAPNARRLANALRTLAEFHLAAATFPLAEPVQCPAPGIAERHEQLQELLAGGFDRLREALQPARDEYRESAERIVELFPRAAPRVRAALEQAARARVQVVPCLRDIWHQNVLFEGDEVTGLIDFGSLRPENVSADVARLLGSMAEDDRALWREGFAAYESRRPLSESEAILTSAFDSSGVLLGGINWLSWIYERGRKFDHPAAVLERLGYFQRRLGVLAAGSL from the coding sequence ATGTCCGCTGCGCTCGACTACCAGGCCGTGCTCTCCGTCTATCCGGACGATTGCCAACCGAGCGCGGTCGAGTTTCTCGACGCGGCCGGCGGCTTGAGCGGCGCCCGCTTGTGGCGGCTTACCACGCCACGCGGCCCGTTATTGCTGCGCCGCTGGCCGCAGGAGCATCCGACGCGCGAGCGTTTGGAATTCATTCAGGCCGTGCTATGGCACGTGCAGCAGGAGGGCTTTGCGCGCGTCTCGCTACCGCTGGAAACGCGCGAGCATCGCGGTTACGTGGAACGGGCCGATTACCTGTGGGAGCTCGCGCCCTGGCTGCCGGGTGTCTCCGATTATCGACAGGCCCCCAACGCCCGGCGGCTGGCGAATGCCTTGCGGACTCTCGCCGAGTTTCACCTGGCGGCGGCAACCTTTCCGCTGGCCGAACCGGTGCAATGCCCCGCGCCTGGTATCGCCGAGCGACACGAACAGTTGCAGGAGTTGCTGGCCGGCGGGTTCGATCGATTACGCGAGGCCTTGCAGCCGGCGCGCGACGAGTATCGGGAGTCGGCCGAGCGGATCGTCGAATTGTTTCCACGTGCAGCGCCGCGCGTCCGGGCGGCGCTCGAACAAGCCGCGCGCGCTCGCGTGCAAGTCGTGCCTTGTCTGCGCGACATCTGGCACCAGAACGTGCTGTTCGAAGGAGACGAAGTCACGGGCCTGATCGATTTCGGCTCGCTGCGCCCCGAGAACGTGAGCGCCGACGTGGCCCGGCTGTTGGGCAGTATGGCCGAGGACGATCGCGCGTTGTGGCGTGAAGGTTTCGCCGCTTACGAGTCGCGCCGGCCGCTTTCGGAAAGTGAAGCCATCCTGACGAGCGCCTTCGATTCCAGCGGAGTGCTCTTGGGGGGCATCAACTGGCTCTCCTGGATTTACGAGCGTGGCCGTAAGTTCGACCACCCAGCGGCGGTACTCGAGCGGCTCGGGTATTTCCAGCGTCGGCTGGGGGTCCTGGCCGCCGGCAGCCTGTGA
- a CDS encoding protein-disulfide reductase DsbD domain-containing protein — protein MRERNANVYLLTLAVAVIGTALAVQAYAQVNLGALEPAGQPGPRSDGPVKASARIAPATDKSPAQLVVTADIAPGWHIYSITQKRGGPVPTKITVEPATGVKLAGDFKPNTKPEIHPEPAFDNLPVETHEKRVIWTAPLELAAGLDMAKLAITGKLSFQACDASSCLPPKSLPFTASLGAAADAAPGAGVVTGELGTYKPGNAHVVLEGSFEPKVVTPGEKVRLTITAKPTDGWHIYALAARDPQKVAKPTLIALTDTAGWQASAPVAQGPLVERTSPVLPDEKDRFYEEPVTWTIAFEVPGDAQPGKAKLAGLIGFQTCQDEKGCDLPHAAQFQVEVPVAAQGVAGTLPLEFTPAKSYKQVNEATAANEAPANQTAGFDAQKLEANVEKSETSLALMLGAALLGGLILNCMPCVLPVIGLKILGFVEQSHQHRRQIFMLNLWFTLGLLSVFMILASLAVFLNFGWGEQFTKPWFTIGMSGLVFAMALSFLGVWEIPIPGFVGSGSAGQMATKEGAAGAFAKGIFTTILATPCSGPFLGPLFGLLLRQPPAVIYAIFFCVGLGMASPYLLIGAFPRLIRFLPKPGAWMDTFKQAMGFVLLGTVVFLFMSIKHDYLVPTFALLIGIWLGCWWAGRTPLTAELGQKFIAWLMGGAMAALVGLFAFTWLVPGDDVLQWQPFSRASLVQLTNEGKTVFVDFTATWCATCKMNERVAINTRAVRELVEEYGIVPLKADWSEESDEIKDMLNLLGFNSIPVYAVFPAGEPNKPIVFSDLVSEGLVLEKLREAGPSRDGAERTALMTSRQ, from the coding sequence ATGAGGGAGCGCAACGCCAACGTTTATTTGCTCACTCTCGCCGTGGCGGTTATAGGCACGGCGCTAGCAGTACAGGCTTACGCGCAGGTCAATCTCGGGGCGCTTGAGCCGGCCGGCCAGCCCGGGCCGCGCAGCGATGGCCCCGTGAAAGCTTCGGCCCGCATTGCGCCGGCCACCGACAAAAGTCCCGCCCAACTGGTCGTCACGGCCGACATCGCGCCCGGCTGGCATATCTATTCGATTACGCAAAAGCGTGGAGGCCCTGTTCCGACCAAGATCACGGTCGAACCGGCCACGGGCGTCAAGCTCGCTGGCGATTTCAAGCCCAACACCAAGCCCGAGATTCATCCCGAACCGGCGTTCGATAACCTGCCGGTCGAGACGCACGAGAAGCGCGTGATCTGGACGGCGCCGCTGGAGCTTGCGGCTGGATTGGACATGGCCAAGCTGGCGATCACCGGCAAGCTTTCGTTCCAGGCGTGCGACGCGAGCAGTTGCCTGCCGCCGAAGTCGCTGCCGTTTACCGCTTCGCTCGGCGCCGCGGCCGATGCTGCCCCCGGGGCCGGGGTGGTAACCGGTGAATTGGGGACTTACAAGCCTGGCAATGCGCACGTCGTACTCGAGGGGTCGTTCGAGCCGAAGGTGGTGACGCCCGGCGAAAAAGTCAGACTGACGATCACGGCCAAGCCGACCGATGGCTGGCATATTTACGCATTAGCCGCGCGCGATCCACAAAAGGTTGCCAAGCCGACGCTGATCGCCCTTACGGATACCGCGGGTTGGCAGGCGTCAGCGCCGGTCGCGCAGGGCCCGCTCGTTGAGCGGACTTCGCCTGTGCTGCCCGACGAGAAGGACCGTTTCTACGAAGAGCCCGTCACTTGGACCATCGCTTTCGAAGTGCCGGGTGATGCCCAACCCGGCAAAGCGAAACTGGCGGGGTTGATCGGATTTCAGACCTGCCAGGACGAGAAGGGTTGCGACTTGCCGCATGCCGCGCAGTTTCAGGTCGAGGTGCCGGTCGCCGCGCAAGGAGTGGCTGGCACTCTGCCGCTGGAGTTCACTCCTGCCAAAAGCTACAAGCAAGTGAACGAAGCCACGGCGGCCAACGAGGCGCCGGCCAATCAGACAGCCGGATTCGACGCTCAGAAACTCGAAGCCAATGTCGAGAAAAGCGAAACGTCACTGGCCCTGATGTTGGGCGCGGCACTCTTGGGCGGCTTGATTCTCAATTGCATGCCCTGCGTGCTGCCCGTGATCGGCCTGAAAATCCTGGGCTTCGTCGAACAAAGCCATCAGCACCGCCGGCAAATCTTCATGTTGAACCTGTGGTTCACGTTGGGTCTGCTGTCGGTATTCATGATCCTGGCGTCGCTGGCCGTGTTTCTGAACTTTGGTTGGGGCGAGCAATTTACCAAACCCTGGTTCACGATCGGCATGTCGGGCCTGGTGTTCGCCATGGCGCTGAGCTTTCTCGGCGTATGGGAGATTCCCATTCCCGGCTTTGTTGGTAGCGGCAGCGCGGGACAAATGGCGACCAAAGAAGGAGCCGCCGGCGCCTTCGCCAAGGGGATCTTCACAACGATCCTGGCAACGCCCTGCAGCGGGCCGTTTCTGGGTCCGCTCTTTGGTTTGTTGTTGCGGCAGCCGCCTGCCGTAATCTACGCGATCTTCTTTTGCGTCGGGCTAGGTATGGCCAGCCCTTACCTGCTGATTGGTGCCTTTCCGCGCTTGATTCGCTTCTTGCCCAAGCCTGGCGCTTGGATGGATACGTTCAAGCAGGCGATGGGCTTCGTGCTGTTGGGCACGGTCGTATTTCTGTTCATGAGCATCAAGCACGATTACCTGGTGCCGACATTCGCACTATTGATCGGAATCTGGCTCGGTTGCTGGTGGGCCGGGCGAACGCCGCTGACCGCCGAACTCGGCCAGAAATTCATCGCCTGGTTGATGGGCGGAGCGATGGCGGCGCTGGTCGGGCTGTTCGCCTTTACCTGGCTGGTGCCGGGCGACGACGTGCTCCAGTGGCAACCATTCTCGCGGGCGTCGCTCGTGCAGTTGACCAACGAAGGCAAGACGGTGTTCGTCGACTTTACCGCTACCTGGTGCGCGACGTGCAAAATGAACGAGCGCGTGGCTATCAATACCCGGGCCGTTCGCGAACTGGTCGAAGAGTACGGCATCGTGCCGCTCAAAGCCGACTGGAGCGAGGAGTCAGACGAGATCAAGGACATGCTCAATCTGTTGGGCTTTAACTCGATACCTGTTTACGCCGTCTTCCCGGCCGGTGAGCCGAACAAGCCGATTGTCTTCAGCGATCTGGTGTCGGAAGGGTTGGTGCTGGAGAAGCTCCGCGAAGCTGGCCCTTCGCGCGACGGTGCCGAGCGCACGGCCCTCATGACGTCGCGGCAGTAG
- the purM gene encoding phosphoribosylformylglycinamidine cyclo-ligase produces the protein MAKTTYKDAGLDLELYAQAMARLPGLMVRTQSPRVLPLPGGFAGLFQLDFTSPLFARKYENPVLVSCTDGVGTKLKVAQLTGRHDTVGIDLVAMSVNDALCCGAEPLFFLDYVAMSKDDPPLLEQIVSGITAGCLASDCALLGGETAIMPDLYAPGDYDLAGFCVGVVERHRVIDGRAISAGDVVLGLPSSGLHSNGYSLVRKVVFEQAGLGVDDYVDELSGTVGDTLMTPTRIYVQPIRKILAHYKVKGVVHGIAHITGGGLLENLSRILPEGVTAVIQRDSWPVPPVFPWLAKLGAIDADEMARVFNMGLGLVLVVSAFYADSIAQQLADQGLECFTIGHVAAGARGAVWA, from the coding sequence ATGGCCAAGACGACTTACAAGGACGCGGGGCTCGACCTCGAATTGTACGCGCAGGCCATGGCCCGCTTGCCCGGCCTGATGGTGCGAACGCAGTCGCCCCGCGTGCTCCCCTTGCCGGGCGGATTCGCGGGCTTGTTTCAGCTCGACTTCACGAGCCCTCTCTTCGCCCGCAAGTACGAAAACCCCGTGCTCGTCTCCTGCACCGATGGCGTGGGCACCAAGCTGAAAGTCGCGCAGCTGACCGGCCGGCACGATACGGTGGGCATCGACCTGGTGGCGATGAGCGTCAACGACGCGTTGTGCTGCGGCGCCGAGCCCTTGTTCTTTCTCGATTACGTGGCGATGTCGAAGGACGATCCGCCGCTTCTGGAACAGATCGTCTCGGGCATCACGGCCGGCTGTCTAGCCAGCGACTGCGCTTTGCTGGGAGGCGAAACGGCCATCATGCCCGACCTGTACGCGCCGGGCGACTACGACCTGGCTGGCTTTTGCGTCGGCGTGGTCGAGCGCCATCGCGTGATCGACGGTCGCGCCATTTCGGCGGGTGACGTGGTGCTGGGGCTGCCGTCCAGCGGCTTGCACTCGAACGGATATAGCCTGGTGCGTAAGGTCGTCTTCGAGCAAGCCGGACTGGGCGTCGATGATTACGTCGACGAGCTATCGGGCACCGTCGGCGATACGCTGATGACGCCGACGCGCATTTACGTGCAGCCAATTCGCAAGATCCTCGCGCACTATAAAGTCAAAGGCGTCGTGCACGGCATCGCCCACATCACGGGGGGCGGGCTCTTGGAAAATCTCTCGCGCATCTTGCCCGAGGGCGTGACGGCGGTCATCCAGCGCGACAGTTGGCCGGTGCCGCCCGTGTTTCCATGGCTGGCGAAATTGGGCGCTATCGACGCCGACGAAATGGCGCGCGTCTTCAACATGGGGTTGGGACTGGTGCTGGTCGTGAGTGCCTTTTACGCAGACAGCATTGCCCAGCAGTTGGCCGACCAGGGCCTCGAGTGCTTTACGATCGGCCATGTTGCGGCGGGAGCACGCGGGGCCGTGTGGGCGTAG
- a CDS encoding cytochrome c, with protein MRLSAARLLLLVCCAPLAVLVGVVLADAPAPPPALSKLMPADDLIAEIDQCVTSCRDGIMDAQSYADKSRQVKRDAHTIAALALTLAKHDQDHRLKSSAPALLAAAQQLAAAADYDAAKKSFANVESAAAGKSPGAARAAEWGKVAGLGQLMKQVTFVNNRLKRNMRRFEERKNDNARDAATLAAIAQACNYDTHEVKEASDLDKWYQLCGEMRDAAGSLNAQIHAGDKAGAETALGNLGKSCETCHETFRVRTAP; from the coding sequence TTGAGACTTTCCGCCGCCCGACTGTTGCTCCTTGTTTGCTGCGCGCCTTTGGCTGTGCTGGTGGGTGTGGTGCTGGCCGATGCGCCGGCGCCGCCGCCGGCACTTTCAAAGCTCATGCCGGCCGACGATTTGATTGCCGAGATCGACCAGTGCGTGACGAGTTGCCGCGACGGCATAATGGACGCACAAAGCTACGCCGACAAGTCGCGGCAGGTGAAGCGCGACGCGCACACCATCGCGGCACTCGCGCTCACGCTGGCCAAACACGATCAAGATCATCGGCTGAAGTCTTCGGCGCCCGCGCTCTTGGCCGCGGCGCAACAGCTGGCAGCGGCCGCGGATTACGACGCCGCCAAGAAGTCGTTTGCGAACGTCGAAAGCGCTGCGGCCGGCAAGAGCCCCGGCGCCGCCAGGGCGGCGGAATGGGGAAAGGTTGCCGGCCTGGGCCAGTTGATGAAGCAAGTCACGTTCGTCAACAACCGTCTGAAGCGCAACATGCGCCGCTTCGAAGAGCGTAAAAACGACAACGCTCGCGACGCCGCTACATTGGCCGCGATCGCGCAAGCGTGCAACTACGATACGCACGAAGTCAAAGAGGCGTCCGACCTCGATAAGTGGTATCAATTGTGCGGCGAAATGCGGGATGCGGCCGGTTCGCTGAACGCGCAAATCCACGCAGGCGACAAAGCCGGGGCGGAAACGGCGCTCGGTAACCTTGGAAAAAGCTGCGAAACTTGCCACGAAACGTTTCGCGTCCGAACAGCGCCGTGA